TATTCATATGTGCTTCAAAAGGAGATTCTATCGAGAGTACTTCGCTCTTTTGATTATAAGCAGCCTTTTGTGCCGTATAGTCAAATCCGTTTTTTTGATTTAACGTTACATTGCCTTCCAAAAAAAGGTAGTCACCTTTATAGATACCTTTTTGTGCTTGCAAAAGATTAACCGTATCAGTATGATAGATAATATCACTCAAAATTAAAGTTTTATTTTCATATACACCATAACGGCTATGTGCCAAACCCAAAATTTTTTGAGTATCAACTTCGATCAATCTTGTATCTGAAAATGCCAACTGTTTGGTACTTTCATTTTTTTGCCGAGATTTTTGTTCTATATTGATAAGAAAAAAACTTACAAATATCAATGCAACGATAATAGAAATGATATATTCTAATCTTAAACCCATAGCTGCAGATACTTCTCTTCAAGCCCTTCTTGTATGATCAGGCGCTCTATCATTTCACGTACAGCACCGTCTCCGCCTTTTTTACTTAGTACTACATCGGCCTCTTTATCTACATATCTTGATGCATCGCTAGGTACAAATGAAAGCTGAACCGCTTTTAACATTCTGAGGTCATTGAGATCATCACCGATTGCCGCAACGTTTTCCATCTTCAGATCCAGTTTCTCTAACAATGACTCTAACACTACTCTTTTGTCTTTTACCCCTTGATAAAAGTGTTCTATGTGGAGCTCTTTAGCACGTCTTTCAACGATTTTGGAACTTCTTCCTGTAATGATCGCTACTTGTTTACCCAACTTACGCCATGAAGCGATAGCAAGTCCATCCTTTACATTGAAAGACTTGATCTCATCACCTGCTTCACTGTATGTGATACGGCTGTCGGTCATAGTACCGTCAACATCCAACACGATCAGTTCAATACTCATAGAACACCCTTGGTACTTGGGATACCTGCATTTTCATTGACCGTTACTGCTCTGCGCAATGCAACAGCCAATGCTTTAAAGGCACCTTCAATGATATGGTGTTTATTTTTACCGCGATTATATATCAGGTGCAGTGTCAAAGGTACATTGAATGTAAAGGCTCTGAAAAACTCTTCTACAAGCTCTACATCAAAGTTCCCTACCTTACCGCCTATCGGTAGCTCAAAGACCAAAAAACCCCTGTTAGAGATATCCAGATCACAAGTAATGCTAGCCTCATCCATTACCACTGTTGCATTACCGTAACGCTCAATGTTTTGAACAGGATAAATTGCTTTATGTAATGCCTGACCGATAGCTATACCAACATCTTCTACTGAGTGGTGGTCATCAATATGCGTATCACCCGTACACTTCACTTCAAGGTCTATATAAGAGTGTTTTGCAAATGCTTCAAGCATGTGATCAAGGAAGCCGACCCCAGTATCTATCTTAGCTTCTCCCTTACCGTAAAGATTCAACTTGACAGTAATCTGTGTCTCTTTAGTTTCTCTATTTACTTCAATCATTATTACTCCTCAAATTACAGACCTATTGTCTGATGATAAATGCACCTGAAAGATGGAATTTATCAATAAAATCTCTTGCTTCTTCTTCAGACCTGAAACCCATGATCCAAACTCTATAAAGCGGTGCACCATCTACATCATCAAAACGCTTGATGAGAGGTTGGTAACGTTTATCCAATGATCCGTACTGTCCCTTGTAGATCTGTGCACCTTGATAACGTCGGAAAGCACCCACTTGTACACCAAAATCCGAGATCATCACACGCTCTTGTGTATGTGTTTTTTGCTGTTTGGCAATGATTTCCTGCGGTGTGACCTTACCGGCAAATCCTACAACCTGAATCTCAACACGGGCAATCCCCATACGGTCCAGCCCTAGTTGTTTACCTGCAGTATAACTACAGTCAATGATACGTCCTTTCACGAACGGACCTCTATCATTGATACGGACAATGGTACTTTTACCGTTTTCAAGGTTTGTTACTTTCACCATGGTATCCATCGGCCAGGTTTTGTGTGCAGCGGTTTGTCCGTTCATATCGTAGCATTCACCGTTACTTGTCTGCTTTCCATGGAAGTTAGGACCATACCAGCTGGAGATTCCCTTCATCTTGTCTCCAACTTCCACAAACGTCGGATGATAACGTTTTCCAAGTACCGTGTAGTCACGCATCGTTGCTTTTTGTCGTGCTAAACTGGTATATTTTGTTGCCTTACAGGTACCGCTTTTTTGGGAACATCCTGTAAAAATGAAGCTCAGTGACAATAATACAAAAATCGATAAAAAAGAGATGGTTTTCCGCATAGTAGTCCCGCTGCCAAATAGTAGCTAATATTATCTCTTTATTTGACTTTATCTAAGCTTTTCACTTTATAAAAAGTAGGTTTCGGATCAATGATGGCTTACCGTGGATTCGAACTGTTCTTTTGTAACAGGAATGATCAATAGGCTATCTTGTGACAAATTTGTGTTCTTCAGTTTATTCGCCAGTTTGATCTCGGAAACACTCGTATGATATTTCTCGGCAATGATCTTCAATGTTTCACCTGCACTGATAAAGTGTGAGATAAAATGATCTTTAGGTTTATTGACATTTGTAACAGCATGATAATTGAGATAAAAAAGTATCAGCTTTTCGTAGGGAATCGTGATCTTGTAGCGTTCTGAATCACGTGGCAATATCTCATTCTTATAATGACTGTTCAGCTCTATCAGCTGTGTCGGTTCCATGTTCAACAGTAATGCGATATCCTTAAGATCACTACCTCCATTTACCTCTACCTGTACAACTCCTTGCTGCTGTCCTGATCCAAATGTTCCAAAATCGATTGATTCATTCTCACCGATCATAGCGACCAAAAGAAAACGTTTGATATATT
This is a stretch of genomic DNA from Sulfurovum zhangzhouensis. It encodes these proteins:
- the lptC gene encoding LPS export ABC transporter periplasmic protein LptC; the protein is MGLRLEYIISIIVALIFVSFFLINIEQKSRQKNESTKQLAFSDTRLIEVDTQKILGLAHSRYGVYENKTLILSDIIYHTDTVNLLQAQKGIYKGDYLFLEGNVTLNQKNGFDYTAQKAAYNQKSEVLSIESPFEAHMNKNIISGINLVYNMKEKKITAQKIKAVVFTLEK
- a CDS encoding KdsC family phosphatase, whose amino-acid sequence is MSIELIVLDVDGTMTDSRITYSEAGDEIKSFNVKDGLAIASWRKLGKQVAIITGRSSKIVERRAKELHIEHFYQGVKDKRVVLESLLEKLDLKMENVAAIGDDLNDLRMLKAVQLSFVPSDASRYVDKEADVVLSKKGGDGAVREMIERLIIQEGLEEKYLQLWV
- the hisB gene encoding imidazoleglycerol-phosphate dehydratase HisB, coding for MIEVNRETKETQITVKLNLYGKGEAKIDTGVGFLDHMLEAFAKHSYIDLEVKCTGDTHIDDHHSVEDVGIAIGQALHKAIYPVQNIERYGNATVVMDEASITCDLDISNRGFLVFELPIGGKVGNFDVELVEEFFRAFTFNVPLTLHLIYNRGKNKHHIIEGAFKALAVALRRAVTVNENAGIPSTKGVL
- a CDS encoding septal ring lytic transglycosylase RlpA family protein; its protein translation is MRKTISFLSIFVLLSLSFIFTGCSQKSGTCKATKYTSLARQKATMRDYTVLGKRYHPTFVEVGDKMKGISSWYGPNFHGKQTSNGECYDMNGQTAAHKTWPMDTMVKVTNLENGKSTIVRINDRGPFVKGRIIDCSYTAGKQLGLDRMGIARVEIQVVGFAGKVTPQEIIAKQQKTHTQERVMISDFGVQVGAFRRYQGAQIYKGQYGSLDKRYQPLIKRFDDVDGAPLYRVWIMGFRSEEEARDFIDKFHLSGAFIIRQ